One window of the Salmo trutta chromosome 35, fSalTru1.1, whole genome shotgun sequence genome contains the following:
- the tmem244 gene encoding putative transmembrane protein 244, which translates to MLLDYCCRCCGYCGSTLKRYGPTSVKIKTNISETWIVLQNLLMCIISFYAVYYIVVSLCIGILRVHEVDSLLAPFDYTTQPSWQSPKYLVTVISMELTYLLGGLIFAWIVEEWVWDYAITVTLIHIVLTVAVMSDFPSTKHYWIALGSGLVMMIFGGQLVAYKLFRNNFVYPDELQNF; encoded by the exons ATGTTGTTGGACTACTGTTGCAGGTGTTGTGGGTATTGTGGGTCTACTCTGAAGCGCTATGGACCAACATCAGTCAAGATCAAGACCAACATCAGTGAAACATGG ATTGTTCTCCAGAACTTGCTGATGTGCATAATATCCTTCTATGCTGTTTACTACATAGTGGTCAGTCTCTGCATTGGTATTCTCAG GGTACATGAGGTTGACAGCCTTTTAGCACCCTTTGACTACACAACACAGCCATCATGGCAAAGTCCAAAATACCTAG TGACAGTGATCTCCATGGAGCTGACCTATCTTTTGGGAGGCCTGATATTTGCGTGGATTGTCGAGGAGTGGGTGTGGGACTACGCCATCACAGTCACACTAATCCACATCGTTCTGACGGTAGCAG TTATGTCTGATTTCCCGTCAACAAAACATTATTGGATTGCCCTTG GTTCTGGATTGGTGATGATGATTTTCGGAGGCCAACTTGTAGCATACAAGCTTTTCAGGAATAATTTTGTGTATCCGGATGAGCTCCAAAATTTCTAA